The Lycium ferocissimum isolate CSIRO_LF1 chromosome 1, AGI_CSIRO_Lferr_CH_V1, whole genome shotgun sequence genome includes a region encoding these proteins:
- the LOC132050319 gene encoding subtilisin-like protease SBT1.2 has translation MESSTKISLFCLSLCIVSIQAQDLQTYIVQLHPHGETRPPFSSKLQWHLSFLAKTVSSGEEDSSSRLLYSYHSAMEGFAARLNKAELELLRKSNDVLSIRAERRLEIQTTYSYKFLGLSPTREGAWLKSGFGRGAIIGVLDTGVWPESPSFDDHGMPPIPQKWRGICQEGQDFNSSSCNHKLIGARLFSKGHRVASMTWSPDAVEEYVSPRDSHGHGTHTASTAGGAAVPMAGVLGNRAGEARGMAPGAHIAIYKVCWFSGCYSSDILAAMDVAIRDGVDILSLSLGGFPVPLYDDTIAIGSFRAMEHGISVICAAGNNGPMQSSVANGAPWIATIGASTLDRRFPALVQLGNGKYLYGESLYPGKQVPRSRKSLEIVYVKGGDKESEFCLRGSLSRAQVQGKMVVCDRGVNGRAEKGQVVKEAGGAAMILANTAINLEEDSVDVHVLPATLIGFDESVQLRNYLNSTKRPTARFIFGGTVIGKSRAPAVAQFSSRGPSYTDPSILKPDLIAPGVNIIAAWPQNLGPSGLPEDSRRVNFTVMSGTSMACPHVSGIAALLHSAHPKWTPAAIRSALVTTADTTDHLGKPITDGDAPANLFAAGAGQVNPGRAIDPGLIYDIRVDEYITHLCTIGYRNSEVFSITHRNVSCHDILQKKSGFSLNYPSISVIFRAGMTRKMIKRRVKNVGNPNSVYSVDVVAPEGVKVRVKPRHLIFKHANQSLSYRVWFISRKRIGSKRMSFAEGQLTWVNVGNKDKKVRSPISVTWASMK, from the coding sequence ATGGAATCCAGTACCAAAATCTCCCTTTTCTGTCTTTCACTATGTATTGTTTCCATACAAGCTCAAGATTTGCAAACCTACATAGTTCAGTTGCACCCACATGGAGAAACTAGACCCCCCTTTAGCTCCAAACTTCAATGGCACCTTTCTTTCCTTGCAAAAACAGTTTCCTCTGGAGAAGAAGACTCGTCTTCTCGCCTTTTGTACTCGTACCATTCTGCCATGGAAGGCTTTGCAGCTCGACTCAACAAAGCTGAGCTCGAGCTTTTAAGGAAATCCAATGATGTGTTATCGATACGTGCAGAGAGGAGGCTTGAAATTCAGACTACTTATTCCTACAAGTTCTTGGGACTAAGTCCGACGAGAGAAGGAGCTTGGTTAAAGTCTGGATTTGGTCGAGGGGCGATCATTGGAGTGTTGGATACTGGAGTTTGGCCAGAAAGTCCAAGTTTTGATGATCATGGAATGCCTCCTATTCCACAGAAATGGAGAGGTATTTGCCAAGAAGGACAAGATTTCAATTCTTCTAGTTGCAATCACAAGCTTATTGGTGCAAGGTTGTTCAGCAAAGGACATCGTGTGGCCTCAATGACATGGTCACCAGATGCAGTGGAGGAATATGTGTCACCACGGGATTCCCATGGCCATGGTACACATACAGCATCCACTGCTGGAGGAGCTGCAGTTCCAATGGCTGGTGTGCTCGGAAATCGAGCAGGGGAGGCTCGAGGGATGGCCCCCGGGGCCCACATTGCGATATATAAAGTGTGCTGGTTCAGTGGTTGTTACAGCTCTGACATACTTGCAGCAATGGATGTAGCCATTAGAGATGGAGTAGACATATTGTCGCTCTCACTTGGTGGCTTCCCCGTTCCACTTTATGATGATACTATTGCCATTGGCAGTTTTCGAGCCATGGAGCATGGAATCTCAGTTATATGTGCAGCAGGGAATAATGGCCCGATGCAAAGTTCAGTAGCCAACGGTGCTCCTTGGATCGCCACTATTGGTGCTAGCACACTTGACAGGAGATTTCCAGCATTAGTTCAATTAGGCAATGGTAAGTACCTGTATGGAGAATCCTTGTACCCGGGGAAGCAAGTTCCAAGGTCTCGAAAAAGTCTTGAGATCGTTTATGTCAAAGGTGGGGATAAGGAAAGTGAATTTTGCTTGAGAGGATCGCTTTCACGAGCACAAGTCCAAGGAAAAATGGTTGTATGTGATAGAGGAGTTAACGGAAGGGCAGAAAAAGGCCAGGTTGTGAAGGAGGCAGGTGGTGCTGCCATGATCCTAGCAAATACAGCAATAAATTTGGAGGAAGATTCTGTTGATGTCCATGTCCTTCCTGCAACGTTGATTGGCTTCGATGAATCAGTTCAATTAAGAAACTACCTCAACTCGACAAAAAGGCCAACAGCTCGATTCATATTTGGAGGAACAGTAATAGGAAAGTCAAGAGCACCTGCAGTAGCTCAATTTTCCTCAAGGGGGCCAAGTTATACTGATCCTTCAATTCTCAAACCCGATTTGATTGCTCCAGGGGTAAACATAATTGCCGCTTGGCCACAAAATTTAGGCCCTAGTGGCCTTCCAGAGGATTCACGAAGAGTAAATTTCACTGTTATGTCAGGGACTTCCATGGCTTGTCCTCATGTTAGTGGAATTGCCGCATTGCTCCATTCAGCTCATCCTAAATGGACTCCAGCAGCAATCAGATCCGCATTAGTGACAACTGCAGATACAACCGATCACTTGGGAAAACCAATCACGGATGGAGATGCACCAGCTAATCTTTTTGCAGCTGGAGCTGGACAGGTAAATCCAGGAAGAGCAATCGATCCTGGATTGATATATGACATCCGTGTTGATGAATATATCACTCACCTTTGCACTATTGGATACAGAAATTCTGAAGTCTTCAGCATTACTCATAGGAATGTCAGTTGCCATGACATTTTACAGAAGAAAAGTGGTTTCAGCCTAAATTACCCCTCAATTTCGGTAATTTTCAGGGCAGGAATGACTAGAAAGATGATCAAAAGGAGAGTGAAAAATGTGGGGAACCCTAACTCTGTTTACTCAGTTGACGTTGTGGCACCTGAGGGAGTCAAAGTGAGAGTCAAACCACGTCATCTGATATTTAAACATGCGAACCAAAGCTTAAGCTATAGAGTTTGGTTTATATCGAGGAAGAGAATCGGGTCTAAAAGGATGAGCTTTGCAGAGGGGCAATTGACATGGGTTAATGTAGGAAACAAAGACAAGAAAGTCAGGAGTCCTATTTCAGTCACATGGGCATCAATGAAGTAA
- the LOC132050326 gene encoding photosystem II reaction center PSB28 protein, chloroplastic: MATLQSLAFSPALSHTSHHQPRSLLGIASGVVHQSSGSSFNGQRLYIPRSRFTSNIQNQKMTRLSIMMVQPKIQFIQGTDEQTIPDVKLTKSRDGTNGMAIFRFDQPSVFDSSGEVGDITGFYMIDEEGVLTSVDVNAKFVNGKPAGIEAKYIMRTPREWDRFMRFMERYANSNGLQFVKS; encoded by the exons ATGGCTACTCTTCAATCTCTTGCATTTTCGCCTGCACTTTCTCACACTTCACATCATCAGCCTCGCTCTCTTCTTG GAATAGCATCAGGGGTGGTTCATCAAAGTTCAGGCTCTTCATTCAATGGCCAGCGTTTGTACATACCTCGTTCACGTTTCACATCCAATATCCAAAACCAGAAAATGACCAGACTAAGTATAATGATGGTTCAGCCAAAAATTCAGTTCATACAAGGAACTGATGAACAGACAATACCAGATGTGAAGTTAACCAAATCAAGGGATGGGACAAATGGTATGGCCATATTCAGGTTCGATCAACCCTCCGTATTTGATTCATCTGGTGAAGTTGGAGATATCACTGGATTCTACATGATTGACGAAGAAGGGGTTCTTACGTCAGTTGATGTAaatgccaagtttgttaatggaAAGCCTGCAGGAATTGAAGCTAAGTATATTATGCGGACTCCAAGGGAATGGGACAGGTTCATGAGATTTATGGAGCGGTATGCTAATTCAAATGGCTTGCAGTTTGTTAAAAGTTGA